The following are from one region of the Arachis duranensis cultivar V14167 chromosome 10, aradu.V14167.gnm2.J7QH, whole genome shotgun sequence genome:
- the LOC107470384 gene encoding uncharacterized protein LOC107470384, with product MPNLTYSQTMTTMTTTTSSPPLLCSFLASKQLLLKPSLSLPQSPKSKPLLNSFSAKPPVPKARSTNSRTVLCFAGRRKPVELAEASPEAGSDGNFRRIFQIALWVAEAVYILWLFLLPYALGDPVWAISSETVNDLVGLLLNFFFILPFMNFVGIHLIEAPVLHPMAEGLFNFVIAWTFMFAPVLYTDCRRDRYKGSLDVLWGLQMFLTNTFLIPYMAIRLNNADDVSGPSKRSELGSLMTNGASYVGLIGGITCIVSILWALYGRTDANFGGIADRWEFLVGFFGSERLAYAFIWDICLYMIFQPWLLGDNLQNVQEDKVVLVNYLRYIPVVGTIAYLLCLEPKKV from the exons ATGCCCAACCTTACTTACTCTCAAACTATGACAACGATGACCACAACGACGTCGTCTCCACCACTTCTGTGCTCCTTCCTCGCATCGAAACAATTGCTCCTAAAACCTTCACTCTCTCTTCCCCAATCTCCCAAATCAAAACCGCTCCTCAACTCTTTCTCCGCAAAACCACCTGTCCCCAAAGCGAGAAGCACCAATTCGAGGACCGTTTTGTGCTTCGCGGGTCGCCGAAAACCGGTTGAGTTAGCCGAAGCCTCGCCTGAGGCAGGTAGCGATGGTAATTTCAGGAGAATATTTCAAATAGCATTGTGGGTTGCAGAGGCCGTCTACATTTTGTGGCTCTTCTTGCTTCCTTATGCCCTT GGGGATCCTGTATGGGCAATCAGTTCTGAAACAGTTAACGATCTTGTGGGTCTTTTGctcaatttctttttcatcctGCCTTTCATGAACTTTG TTGGCATTCATCTGATTGAGGCCCCAGTTCTTCATCCC ATGGCTGAAGGCCTGTTCAACTTTGTGATTGCCTGGACTTTTATGTTTGCCCCAGTGCTGTACACAGATTGTAGGAGAGATAGATACAAGGGTTCTTTAGATGTACTCTGGGGCCTTCAAATGTTCCTCACAAACA cattcttgaTCCCATATATGGCAATCCGATTGAACAATGCTGACGATGTCAGTGGTCCAAGCAAAAGGTCGGAACTGGGTTCCTTGATGACCAATGGTGCCTCATATGTTGGACTCATTGGTGGGATTACATGTATTGTGTCTATATTGTGGGCTCTATATGGCAGAACAGATGCAAATTTCGGTGGCATAGCAGATAGATGGGAATTCCTGGTCGGTTTCTTCGGATCAGAAAGGTTGGCTTATGCCTTCATATGGGACATATGTCTTTACATGATTTTCCAGCCATGGTTACTTGGAGACAACCTCCAGAATGTTCAGGAAGACAAGGTTGTCTTGGTAAATTATCTTAGGTATATACCCGTGGTTGGGACAATTGCTTATCTCCTTTGCTTGGAGCCCAAAAAAGTTTAA
- the LOC107470387 gene encoding homologous-pairing protein 2 homolog: MAPKSDSAEAIVLNFVNEQNRPLNAQNVADALQKFNLKKAAIQKALDNLADGGRISFKEYGKQKIYLARQDQFNILNSEELNQMKEQNAKLQKQLEEQKKTINEVEAEIKSLQSNLTLEQICGREADLRMEVQEMENKLTKLRGGVTLVSPEERMAVETMLSEKISQWRKRKRMFKDIWDTLTENSPKDPKELREELGIEYDEDVGVSLQSYNDLIQQGKKRPRGY; encoded by the exons atggctccaaaatcGGATAGCGCGGAAG CGATCGTGTTGAACTTCGTGAATGAG CAAAATAGGCCTTTGAATGCTCAAAATGTGGCGGATGCTCTGCAAAAGTTCAACCTCAAGAAGGCAGCCATACAGAAAGCACTGGACAATCTTGCTGATGGTGGCCGTATTTCTTTCAAGGAGTATGGCAAGCAGAAGATATACCTTGCCCGGCAGGATCAGTTCAACATTCTGAACAGTGAAGAGCTTAATCAGATGAAAGAACAGAATGCCAAACTGCAAAAGCAGCTTGAAGAACAGAAAAAGACTATTAATGAGGTTGAAGCAG AGATTAAATCATTGCAGTCAAATTTAACACTGGAACAGATCTGTGGTAGAGAAGCAGATCTGAGGATGGAG GTTCAAGAAATGGAGAACAAGTTGACTAAGCTACGCGGAGGTGTTACCCTGGTGAGTCCTGAAGAACGCATGGCTGTGGAGACCATGTTATCAGAGAAAATAAGTCAGTGGAGAAAGCGTAAAAGAATGTTCAAGGATATATGGGACACTCTTACTGAGAATTCACCTAAGGATCCCAAGGAATTAAGG GAGGAGCTTGGGATAGAATATGATGAAGATGTTGGAGTGAGTTTGCAATCATACAATGACCTTATCCAACAAGGAAAGAAAAGGCCAAGGGGTTACTGA